The following proteins come from a genomic window of Malus domestica chromosome 02, GDT2T_hap1:
- the LOC114827442 gene encoding uncharacterized protein — protein MSGPVSEFYFDCTNYTLSKPVWLRGLKVSDYDSPSYGNLVSLGNNVYCFVQCGVKADDCLSLAGDCQSLVITTFNIVGKPGKPGSRSIDTLKVHVYDVEYTRGAGFIYYLSFTFTPDYPCSESEGKDPMVKRDADCRRPTDGQRERERDAKGLEGRGKGHSSGGRGKGHSRRSRRKGLS, from the exons ATGTCTGGTCCGGTTTCTGAATTTTATTTTGACTGCACTAACTATACTCTGAGCAAACCTGTGTGGTTGCGCGGTTTGAAAGTTTCAGACTATGATTCACCGTCTTATGGGAATCTGGTTAGTCTGGGCAACAATGTATACTGCTTTGTCCAGTGTGGCGTTAAGGCTGATGATTGTCTATCTCTAGCTGGTGATTGTCAATCTCTGGTTATCACTACGTTCAATATTGTCGGTAAACCAGGTAAACCAGGATCTAGAAGTATCGATACCTTGAAGGTACATGTTTATGATGTGGAATATACCCGGGGCGCAGGTTTCATATACTATTTGAGTTTCACCTTTACTCC TGATTATCCGTGTAGCGAATCAGAAGGAAAAGATCCAATGGTCAAG AGGGACGCCGATTGCAGACGCCCAACTGatggacagagagagagagagagggatgcgAAGGGACTCGAAGGCAGAGGGAAAGGGCATTCAAGTGGAGGCAGAGGGAAAGGGCATTCAAGGAGGAGCAGACGGAAAGGGCTCTCCTAA
- the LOC103448169 gene encoding uncharacterized protein, which produces MGSTLLSAPTFLPLQNREVGGFVRSFRSPNYDKLKFNQRLITKTSGGSLLVASVFERKVKSRQTVIPEPDYRIPIVLLGLSGGLAYTNNLLPAAPVGLLGLLLLFQTTRVRFVFDDEALEVKVGEELESSGENVFVGGKNRWKYSSFVNWELWWPNFPILVYFKEKQTKPEGQVHFFPVIFNGKQLYDVMLERAGPSQTSGPKDS; this is translated from the exons atgggcagCACTCTCTTGTCAGCTCCTACCTTCCTGCCTCTGCAAA ATAGAGAAGTGGGTGGATTTGTGAGGAGCTTCAGGAGCCCAAATTATGACAAACTCAAGTTTAATCAAAGATTAATCACAAAAACTAGTGGTGGCTCCCTTCTTGTTGCCTCAGTG TTTGAAAGGAAGGTGAAGAGCAGACAGACTGTGATTCCAGAGCCGGATTATCGAATTCCGATTGTTCTACTAG GTCTATCTGGTGGGTTGGCTTACACGAACAATCTCCTACCAGCTGCGCCCGTCGGTCTCCTTGGATTACTGTTATTGTTTCAG ACTACAAGAGTTAGATTTGTTTTTGATGATGAGGCTCTG GAAGTAAAAGTAGGAGAAGAGCTTGAGAGTTCAGGTGAAAATGTCTTTGTGGGCGGAAAAAATCGTTGGAA GTACTCATCGTTCGTGAACTGGGAGCTCTGGTGGCCAAATTTCCCTATTCTGGTGTACTTTAAAGAGAAGCAAACAAAGCCTGAAGGACAAGTGCACTTCTTTCCGGTGATATTT AATGGGAAGCAACTTTACGATGTCATGTTGGAGAGAGCCGGCCCTTCCCAAACTAGTGGACCGAAAGATTCTTGA
- the LOC103448177 gene encoding sphinganine C4-monooxygenase 1-like gives MSFEVSDELLVIFVPILVYWIYAGVLHFMEFRFPKFKIPAVKESQDKNLVSQPTVIVGVLLQQFGQATIAGLMFWLTGQTTQGHAAATLMMLLRAGVQFFFAMLVLDTWQYFMHRCMHENKVLYKYIHSRHHRLVAPYAYGALYNHPIEGLIVDTMSGAVSFLASGMSPRMSIFFFSLATVKAVDDHCGMWIPWHPFHLVFRNNSHYHTIHHSLHGTKHNYSQPFFVFWDRIFGTYYVPRGDEEEEKNI, from the coding sequence ATGTCATTTGAAGTTTCAGATGAGTTATTGGTGATATTTGTCCCAATACTCGTATACTGGATTTACGCTGGAGTTCTTCATTTCATGGAATTCAGATTTCCGAAATTCAAAATCCCAGCAGTGAAAGAGTCGCAAGACAAAAACCTCGTCTCCCAACCAACTGTGATCGTCGGCGTTTTGCTCCAGCAGTTTGGGCAGGCTACGATAGCGGGGCTGATGTTCTGGTTGACAGGCCAGACCACTCAAGGCCATGCAGCTGCAACCCTCATGATGCTGTTACGCGCAGGGGTCCAATTTTTCTTTGCGATGCTTGTCTTGGACACGTGGCAGTACTTCATGCATCGATGCATGCACGAAAACAAGGTGCTTTACAAGTACATACACTCCCGCCACCATAGGCTGGTGGCACCGTATGCATATGGAGCACTGTACAACCACCCCATAGAGGGGCTGATAGTGGACACCATGAGTGGTGCCGTCAGCTTTTTGGCGTCCGGCATGTCTCCGAGGATGTCAATCTTTTTCTTCTCGTTGGCCACCGTCAAGGCAGTGGACGACCACTGTGGAATGTGGATTCCGTGGCATCCTTTCCACTTGGTGTTCAGAAACAACAGCCACTACCACACCATCCACCATTCCCTGCACGGGACCAAACACAACTACTCCCAGCCATTCTTCGTGTTCTGGGATAGGATATTTGGCACCTACTACGTGCCGCGTggtgatgaggaggaggagaagaacaTATAA